Proteins from a genomic interval of Stenotrophomonas sp. 24(2023):
- a CDS encoding thiazole synthase, which translates to MNAPASPDSLVIAGKTYSSRLLTGTGKFKDLEETRLATEAAGAQIVTVAIRRTNIGQNPGEPNLLDVLPPDRYAILPNTAGCYTAEDAVRTCRLARELLDGHNLTKLEVLGDQKTLYPDVMQTLKAAEQLVKDGFEVMVYTSDDPILAKRLEEIGCAAVMPLAAPIGSGLGIQNKYNLIEIIENAKVPIIVDAGVGTASDAAIAMELGCDGVLMNTAIAGARHPVLMASAMRKAVEAGREAFLAGRIPRKRYASASSPVEGLVG; encoded by the coding sequence ATGAACGCACCTGCCTCTCCCGATTCGCTGGTCATCGCCGGCAAGACCTATTCCTCGCGCCTGCTCACCGGCACCGGCAAGTTCAAGGACCTGGAAGAAACCCGCCTGGCCACCGAGGCCGCTGGCGCCCAGATCGTGACCGTGGCCATCCGCCGCACCAACATCGGCCAGAACCCGGGCGAACCGAACCTGCTGGACGTGCTGCCGCCGGACCGCTACGCGATCCTGCCCAACACCGCCGGCTGCTACACCGCCGAGGACGCCGTGCGCACCTGCCGGCTGGCGCGCGAACTGCTGGACGGCCACAACCTGACCAAGCTGGAAGTGCTGGGCGACCAGAAGACCCTGTACCCGGACGTGATGCAGACCCTGAAGGCGGCCGAGCAGCTGGTCAAGGACGGTTTCGAGGTGATGGTCTACACCTCCGACGACCCGATCCTGGCCAAGCGCCTGGAAGAGATCGGCTGCGCCGCGGTGATGCCGCTGGCCGCGCCGATCGGTTCGGGCCTGGGCATCCAGAACAAGTACAACCTGATCGAGATCATCGAGAACGCGAAGGTGCCGATCATCGTCGATGCCGGCGTGGGCACGGCCTCCGACGCGGCCATCGCGATGGAGCTGGGCTGTGACGGCGTGCTGATGAATACCGCCATTGCCGGTGCCCGCCATCCGGTGCTGATGGCCAGTGCCATGCGCAAGGCCGTGGAGGCCGGGCGCGAAGCGTTCCTGGCCGGGCGCATTCCGCGCAAGCGCTACGCCAGCGCCTCTTCCCCGGTGGAAGGACTGGTGGGCTGA
- the trmB gene encoding tRNA (guanosine(46)-N7)-methyltransferase TrmB, translating into MTDPFSSAGSKAPPKPFTVNEGRREIRSFVLRQGRFTPAQQRAFDERWPRFGLDYSGQLRDLDATFGRTAPKVLEIGFGNGAALRFAAQHDPSRDYIGIEVHAPGVGRLLNALADDNADHVRLYHHDAVEVLEKEIADGALDEVRIYFPDPWHKKRHNKRRLVQPAFAELIVRKLRPGGRLHCATDWENYAEQMWDVLDATAGLVNRAGPRGTVPRPDWRPQTHFETRGQKLGHGVWDLLYDRT; encoded by the coding sequence ATGACCGATCCGTTCTCCAGCGCGGGCTCCAAAGCACCGCCGAAGCCGTTCACGGTCAACGAAGGCCGCCGTGAGATCCGCAGCTTCGTGCTGCGCCAGGGCCGCTTCACCCCGGCCCAGCAGCGCGCGTTCGATGAACGCTGGCCGCGCTTCGGCCTGGATTACAGCGGGCAGCTGCGCGACCTGGATGCCACCTTCGGCCGCACCGCACCGAAGGTGCTGGAAATCGGCTTCGGCAACGGTGCCGCGCTGCGCTTTGCCGCCCAGCACGACCCGTCGCGCGACTACATCGGCATCGAAGTGCATGCGCCCGGCGTGGGCCGCCTGCTCAACGCGCTGGCCGACGACAACGCCGACCATGTGCGCCTGTACCACCACGATGCGGTGGAGGTGCTGGAAAAGGAAATCGCCGATGGCGCGCTGGATGAAGTGCGCATCTACTTCCCGGACCCGTGGCACAAGAAGCGCCATAACAAGCGCCGCCTGGTGCAGCCGGCCTTTGCCGAGCTGATCGTGCGCAAGCTGCGCCCCGGCGGCCGCCTGCACTGCGCCACCGACTGGGAAAACTACGCCGAGCAGATGTGGGACGTGCTCGATGCCACCGCCGGCCTGGTCAACCGCGCCGGCCCGCGTGGCACCGTGCCGCGCCCGGACTGGCGACCGCAGACCCATTTCGAGACCCGCGGCCAGAAGCTCGGCCATGGCGTCTGGGACCTGCTGTACGACCGCACCTGA
- a CDS encoding SLC13 family permease: MDTALTLTNDMKLVLGLVGFTMAMFLFERIRADVVALVVLVVLGVTGLIAPEEIFGGFSGNAVMSIIATTILGAGLDRTGALNRLAAWLLRRGHGVEQRLLMMTTAIAGLNSSFMQNPSVMALYLPVASRLAARTGLTLQRLLLPIAAAIVMGGALTMVGNSPLILLNDLLASANNNLPSGLATIEPLRMFAPLPIGLALVVASLLYFRYYGDRKLIEEETLVNDGVTPARTESYFAKTYGIEGDVFELVVSAESPLVGMTLGEAENLHDAPLLLALKTGNDTRLAPPAEMRIWVGSVLGVMGAREVVNDFAQNQFLRMSSRLKHLGDLFNPSRAGISEAVVPPTSNVIGKSAADLRLRKERGISLLAINRDKQVIREDVRDVSLRAGDMLVFHSIWTDLAQAAKSRDFVVVTDYPTGEQRPHKFKIAMAIFALTILIALTSKLPVALTLMTGVAGMLLTGVLRMDEAYASINWKTVFMMAGLIPLGWAMDSSGAAAWVAGHTIDKLPTGIPIWVLEVALALLTTAFSLVISHVGATIVMVPIAVNLALAAGGNPTAFALIVALSASNNLMTASNPVISMITGPANYTPREMWRVGGPLSLIYTCVVVLMINLMF; the protein is encoded by the coding sequence ATGGATACCGCGCTGACGCTGACCAACGACATGAAGCTCGTGCTCGGGCTGGTCGGCTTCACGATGGCGATGTTCCTGTTCGAGCGCATCCGCGCCGACGTGGTCGCGCTGGTGGTGCTGGTGGTGCTCGGGGTCACCGGCCTGATCGCACCGGAAGAGATCTTCGGTGGCTTCTCCGGTAACGCGGTGATGAGCATCATCGCCACCACCATCCTCGGTGCGGGCCTGGACCGCACCGGGGCACTGAACCGGCTGGCCGCCTGGCTGCTGCGCCGCGGCCACGGCGTCGAACAGCGGCTGCTGATGATGACCACGGCCATCGCCGGCCTGAACTCGTCCTTCATGCAGAACCCCTCGGTGATGGCGCTGTACCTGCCGGTGGCCTCGCGGCTGGCCGCGCGCACCGGGCTGACCCTGCAGCGCCTGCTGCTGCCCATTGCCGCGGCGATCGTGATGGGTGGTGCGCTGACCATGGTCGGCAACTCGCCGCTGATCCTGCTCAACGACCTGCTGGCCTCGGCCAACAACAACCTGCCCTCGGGCCTGGCCACCATCGAGCCGCTGCGCATGTTCGCACCGCTGCCGATCGGCCTGGCGCTGGTGGTGGCCTCGCTGCTTTACTTCCGCTACTACGGCGACCGCAAGCTGATCGAAGAAGAGACCCTGGTCAACGACGGGGTGACCCCGGCGCGCACCGAAAGCTACTTCGCCAAGACCTACGGCATCGAGGGCGATGTGTTCGAGCTGGTGGTCAGCGCCGAAAGCCCGCTGGTCGGCATGACCCTGGGCGAAGCGGAGAACCTGCACGATGCCCCGCTGCTGCTGGCACTGAAGACCGGCAACGACACCCGCCTGGCACCGCCGGCGGAAATGCGCATCTGGGTGGGCAGCGTGCTGGGCGTGATGGGCGCGCGCGAGGTGGTCAACGATTTCGCGCAGAACCAGTTCCTGCGCATGTCCTCGCGCCTGAAGCACCTGGGCGATCTGTTCAATCCCAGCCGCGCGGGCATTTCCGAGGCGGTGGTGCCGCCGACCTCCAACGTGATCGGCAAGAGCGCCGCGGACCTGCGCCTGCGCAAGGAGCGCGGCATCAGCCTGCTGGCGATCAACCGCGACAAGCAGGTCATCCGCGAGGACGTGCGCGATGTGTCCCTGCGGGCCGGTGACATGCTGGTGTTCCACAGCATCTGGACCGATCTGGCGCAGGCCGCCAAGAGCCGTGACTTCGTGGTGGTGACCGACTACCCCACCGGCGAACAGCGCCCGCACAAGTTCAAGATCGCCATGGCGATCTTCGCCCTGACCATCCTGATCGCGCTGACCAGCAAGCTGCCGGTGGCGCTGACCCTGATGACCGGCGTGGCCGGCATGCTGCTGACCGGCGTGCTGCGCATGGACGAGGCCTACGCCTCGATCAACTGGAAGACGGTGTTCATGATGGCCGGGCTGATTCCGCTCGGCTGGGCGATGGATTCCAGCGGTGCGGCGGCGTGGGTGGCCGGCCACACCATCGACAAGCTGCCCACCGGCATTCCGATCTGGGTGCTGGAAGTGGCGCTGGCGCTGCTGACCACGGCGTTCTCGCTGGTGATCAGCCATGTCGGCGCGACCATCGTGATGGTGCCCATCGCGGTGAACCTGGCACTGGCGGCGGGAGGCAACCCGACCGCGTTCGCGTTGATCGTGGCGCTGTCGGCGTCCAACAACCTGATGACCGCCTCCAACCCGGTGATCTCGATGATCACCGGCCCGGCCAACTACACCCCGCGCGAGATGTGGCGGGTCGGCGGCCCGTTGTCGCTGATCTACACCTGCGTGGTGGTGTTGATGATCAACCTGATGTTCTGA
- a CDS encoding Rieske (2Fe-2S) protein yields the protein MTDATPALIALDAIADGGFAEVEATVEGDAESLVLYRDGVQVRAFLNICPHAGRRLDWAPGQFLKSREGHLVCAAHGASFALDSGDCIAGPCKGDRLRAVPLDVRDGQVYLA from the coding sequence ATGACTGACGCCACGCCTGCCCTGATCGCCCTGGATGCCATTGCCGATGGGGGATTTGCCGAGGTCGAAGCCACGGTCGAGGGCGACGCCGAATCGCTGGTGCTGTACCGCGACGGCGTCCAGGTGCGTGCGTTCCTGAACATCTGCCCGCATGCTGGCCGGCGCCTGGACTGGGCCCCGGGGCAGTTCCTCAAGAGCCGTGAAGGGCACCTGGTCTGCGCCGCGCATGGCGCCTCGTTCGCGCTGGACAGCGGCGATTGCATCGCCGGCCCGTGCAAGGGCGACCGCCTGCGCGCGGTCCCGCTGGACGTGCGCGACGGGCAGGTCTACCTGGCCTGA
- a CDS encoding fumarylacetoacetate hydrolase family protein gives MSAAAVSDVIATPALPRIPVVGGGTFPVHRIYCVGRNFADHAREMGAAVPAADDRGRPMFFSKPADAIVVGHDDVIPYPPSTQDLHHEVELVVAIGQDAPAGELAVADAEALVYGYAVGLDLTRRDLQAAAKQKGHPWDAAKGFDASAPISEIVHAGEVGDLSALNLSLEVNGEVRQQSLLDQMIWNVPEILHELSKLWQLRAGDLVFMGTPAGVAALKPGDRFSARLENVGERHGIIAG, from the coding sequence ATGTCCGCTGCCGCTGTTTCCGATGTGATCGCTACGCCCGCCCTTCCGCGCATTCCGGTGGTGGGCGGCGGCACGTTCCCGGTCCACCGCATCTACTGTGTCGGCCGCAACTTCGCCGACCATGCCCGTGAGATGGGCGCGGCCGTGCCGGCTGCCGATGACCGTGGCCGCCCGATGTTCTTCAGCAAGCCGGCCGATGCGATCGTGGTCGGCCATGACGATGTGATTCCCTACCCGCCCTCCACCCAGGACCTGCATCACGAGGTCGAACTGGTGGTGGCCATCGGCCAGGATGCCCCGGCCGGTGAACTGGCCGTGGCCGATGCCGAGGCACTGGTCTATGGCTACGCCGTCGGCCTGGACCTGACCCGCCGCGACCTGCAGGCGGCCGCCAAGCAGAAAGGCCACCCCTGGGATGCGGCCAAGGGCTTCGATGCTTCCGCGCCGATCAGCGAGATCGTGCATGCCGGCGAGGTGGGCGACCTGTCCGCACTGAACCTGTCGCTGGAGGTCAACGGTGAAGTGCGCCAGCAATCGCTGCTCGACCAGATGATCTGGAACGTGCCGGAAATCCTGCATGAGCTGTCCAAGCTGTGGCAGCTGCGTGCCGGCGACCTGGTGTTCATGGGCACCCCTGCCGGCGTGGCCGCGCTCAAGCCCGGCGACCGCTTCAGTGCACGCCTGGAAAACGTCGGCGAACGCCACGGCATCATCGCCGGCTGA